From the Halorhabdus utahensis DSM 12940 genome, one window contains:
- a CDS encoding methyl-accepting chemotaxis protein, with the protein MARPLTRETRAALAFQLIHAVIQAALPFVAPPTAYPFLAGGGFVLAIAALAGAFSTIRGRIESLESTRTDLERRIDDLQADRSALEADRSTLQRELADARETIESLRAQSDRPVAAGTALTPDGGTRVGNDEAGEFDTTVTQYAQTIGAAGEGNLTVRLPADADSGSLSELADRFNETVVAFERTIRAADEFSDDVADSSGQVSTATEAVREASETMADSIQDIADAFHEQHEQVTGISEEMGQMSATIEEVAASSDEVAEKADQTERRTVEGIESARDVSDAMNEVDDQTEHVVETVETLDNRMDEVGQIVDLIDDIAEQTNILALNASIEAAHASNGNNNGFTVVADEVKSLAEETKEATGEIESLITDIQDQTTQTVEEMQTMRETVSEGQETMDEGLSALESVLDHVQDTTSGIKEISEATDDQAASSEEVASIADSAAEISRENMEEAESVAAIAEEQTLALGEMYVNAKTLSMRAKQLSTLFDRYETE; encoded by the coding sequence ATGGCACGCCCCCTCACGCGAGAGACGCGCGCCGCTCTTGCATTCCAACTGATACATGCTGTGATACAGGCCGCGTTGCCGTTCGTGGCCCCCCCGACAGCGTATCCGTTCCTGGCAGGTGGCGGTTTCGTTCTCGCGATCGCAGCACTCGCCGGTGCTTTCAGTACGATCCGCGGTCGGATCGAGTCGCTCGAATCGACGCGGACGGACCTCGAGCGCCGGATCGATGATCTACAAGCCGATCGATCCGCGCTCGAAGCGGACCGGTCGACACTCCAGCGAGAACTCGCGGACGCGCGCGAAACGATCGAGTCGCTCCGTGCGCAGTCCGATCGACCAGTCGCCGCAGGGACCGCGTTGACACCGGACGGCGGGACGCGGGTCGGCAACGACGAGGCCGGCGAGTTCGACACGACAGTGACCCAGTACGCACAGACGATCGGCGCGGCCGGCGAGGGCAACCTGACGGTCCGGTTGCCCGCCGATGCCGATTCCGGGTCGCTGTCGGAACTCGCCGACCGCTTCAACGAAACCGTCGTCGCCTTCGAGCGGACGATCCGGGCGGCCGACGAGTTCAGCGACGACGTCGCGGATTCCAGTGGACAGGTTTCGACAGCAACCGAAGCCGTCCGGGAGGCCAGCGAGACGATGGCCGACAGCATCCAGGACATCGCCGATGCCTTCCACGAACAACACGAGCAGGTGACGGGGATCTCCGAGGAGATGGGCCAGATGTCGGCGACGATCGAGGAAGTCGCCGCCTCCTCGGACGAGGTCGCCGAGAAGGCCGACCAGACCGAACGCCGGACGGTCGAGGGGATCGAGTCCGCGCGTGACGTCAGCGACGCGATGAACGAGGTCGACGACCAGACAGAACACGTCGTCGAAACCGTCGAGACCCTCGACAACCGGATGGACGAGGTCGGACAGATCGTCGACCTCATCGACGACATCGCCGAGCAGACCAACATCCTCGCGTTGAACGCCTCCATCGAGGCTGCCCACGCGAGCAACGGCAACAACAACGGCTTTACCGTCGTCGCAGACGAGGTCAAGAGCCTCGCCGAGGAGACCAAGGAGGCCACCGGCGAGATCGAGAGCCTGATCACCGACATCCAGGATCAGACGACCCAGACCGTCGAGGAGATGCAGACGATGCGGGAAACCGTCAGTGAGGGCCAGGAGACGATGGACGAGGGTCTGTCAGCCCTTGAGTCGGTCCTGGATCACGTCCAGGACACGACCAGCGGCATCAAGGAGATCAGCGAGGCGACCGACGACCAGGCTGCCTCCAGCGAGGAAGTCGCGAGCATCGCCGACAGCGCCGCCGAGATCAGCCGCGAAAACATGGAGGAAGCCGAGAGCGTCGCCGCCATCGCCGAGGAGCAAACGCTGGCCCTCGGCGAGATGTACGTCAACGCCAAGACGCTCAGCATGCGCGCAAAGCAACTCTCGACGCTGTTCGATCGCTACGAGACGGAATAA
- a CDS encoding polymer-forming cytoskeletal protein, with the protein MDFTDRDVLRSTPLEELVIPDGTTVEEHDLVTDSDVIVGGQSTVEFGVRGNNVIAGERTRFEGHIEAEGDCRLDMWCDVAEDVLVGEDAYLGERVHIGGELKVAGDLDIGDDVDIDEGFEANGWIVIRNPMPTIVFLFVYLSHLLRIGEEDTAEDVLAAALDADREAQPLLVPRGTHVSDDAWRVSAPARIGDDCRLHGNLRAESLTVGRDTTVFGSLRAKNDLTVGRASEIKGDVTTRNGTVSIGPGVHVWGDISAENVALHENATVDGTIRASNEMRMHTNSVLEDVDEAAEAMAAVADNLDAVETGETDASEHEQQAATEPNADEVDPLEQPTATESGSETDAADEDGAVGAGADEASEQQEATTPTAETDAADDDDAQGSGGDASETPD; encoded by the coding sequence GTGGATTTCACAGATAGGGACGTGCTGCGATCGACGCCGCTCGAAGAACTGGTAATCCCCGACGGGACGACCGTCGAGGAGCACGACCTCGTCACTGACAGTGACGTGATCGTCGGGGGCCAGAGCACTGTCGAGTTCGGCGTCCGGGGGAACAACGTCATCGCGGGCGAACGGACCCGTTTCGAGGGCCACATCGAGGCCGAGGGTGACTGTCGGCTCGACATGTGGTGTGACGTCGCCGAGGACGTCCTCGTCGGCGAGGACGCGTATCTCGGCGAACGCGTCCACATCGGCGGGGAACTGAAAGTCGCGGGGGATCTCGACATCGGTGACGACGTCGATATCGACGAGGGGTTCGAGGCCAACGGCTGGATTGTCATCCGAAACCCGATGCCGACGATCGTCTTCCTGTTCGTCTATCTCAGTCACTTGCTGCGGATCGGTGAAGAGGACACCGCCGAGGACGTCCTCGCGGCGGCACTGGACGCCGACCGGGAGGCCCAGCCGCTGCTCGTCCCCCGCGGGACACACGTCAGCGACGACGCCTGGCGGGTTTCCGCGCCGGCCCGGATCGGTGATGACTGTCGACTTCACGGCAACCTCCGTGCCGAGTCACTCACCGTCGGCCGGGACACCACTGTCTTCGGCAGCCTCCGGGCGAAAAACGACCTCACGGTGGGACGTGCCAGCGAGATCAAGGGTGACGTGACGACACGAAACGGCACTGTCTCGATCGGCCCTGGCGTCCACGTCTGGGGTGACATCTCCGCCGAAAACGTCGCGCTCCACGAAAACGCGACGGTCGACGGGACGATACGGGCGTCCAACGAGATGCGGATGCACACCAACAGCGTCCTCGAAGACGTCGACGAGGCGGCCGAAGCCATGGCCGCCGTCGCCGATAACCTCGACGCCGTCGAGACCGGCGAAACGGATGCCTCCGAACACGAACAACAGGCGGCGACAGAACCAAACGCAGACGAGGTTGATCCCCTCGAACAACCGACGGCTACGGAGTCCGGATCCGAGACGGATGCTGCTGACGAGGACGGCGCTGTGGGGGCCGGTGCAGACGAGGCATCCGAACAGCAGGAAGCCACGACGCCCACAGCTGAGACAGACGCTGCCGACGATGACGATGCGCAGGGGTCCGGCGGAGATGCGTCAGAGACTCCAGATTGA
- a CDS encoding DUF5800 family protein, producing MTALSFDEDGVDVVYEGTDFRLDKQMIEDAVGKSYPDVTDHEVLQLVDPEPSLSGEPQRIAEIIP from the coding sequence ATGACCGCCCTGTCATTCGACGAAGACGGCGTCGATGTCGTCTACGAGGGAACCGACTTCCGCCTCGACAAGCAGATGATCGAGGACGCAGTAGGGAAGTCCTACCCCGACGTGACGGACCACGAGGTGCTCCAGCTGGTCGACCCCGAGCCGTCGCTGTCCGGCGAGCCACAGCGGATCGCGGAGATCATTCCGTAG
- a CDS encoding DEAD/DEAH box helicase, whose protein sequence is MAATDASEESIDRPLLEPGVLENRGYQIQLADAAAADHTLVCLPTGLGKTTVSLLVTAERLHAVGGKSLLLAPTKPLVQQHADFYREALTIDDEEIVVFTGEVRPDDRAALWDDATVVIATPQVVENDLLGSRIDLSPVTHCTFDECHRASGEYPYTYIAERYHEDSDDPLVTGMSASPGDDEEAILGVCDNLGIREVEVMTSEDADVEAYTHNTSVNWERVELPEPVIEIRDALQDVIHDRMTQLKELGVTSSTQADVSEREIRKIQAKLRELMDNDQSEGYQGMSLLAEVRKLRTAVTYAETQSVESLRRYLERLREAARSSGASKADQRLISAPKVREARRKAEDFEDLHPKFRRTRMQIAETLGIHDGERVIVFTESRDTAETLTDFLGEHFSVEKFVGQSDTDGSDGMTQTEQQETLEAFRAGEFEVLVSTSVAEEGLDVPEVDLVLFYEPVPTAIRSIQRKGRTGRQTEGAVVVLIAEDTRDEAYFWKARQDEKRMEDELRTLKDMAGDIESHLREQMGLEGYGEASADSDDTAAGNDTADSAGETTDDPADADDDDEQAVQGAADDAEDDGQTGLDAFAPGDDDATESPTEQTDPEPDEEGTVATAGGEEAVEVVIDQRELDASIGRDLSRRDGFETRLETLDVGDYVLSDRVVVERKTISDFLDTLTGGDRSMFEQVKDDARYYDRPVVILEGDGLYEERNVHPNAIRGALASLAVDFGASVLRTEDEGETADLLATIATREQETDDREISVHGEKGSKTLPEQQAYVVASIADVGPVIARTLLEHFGSVQAVMTANEDDLLDVDGVGEVTAERIREVVGSEYEG, encoded by the coding sequence ATGGCGGCTACTGACGCGTCCGAGGAATCTATCGATCGCCCGCTGCTCGAGCCCGGCGTCTTGGAGAACCGGGGCTACCAGATCCAATTGGCCGACGCTGCCGCGGCCGATCACACGCTGGTCTGCCTCCCGACCGGGTTGGGCAAGACGACCGTCAGCCTGCTGGTGACCGCCGAGCGACTCCACGCGGTCGGCGGGAAGTCGCTGCTGCTCGCGCCGACCAAACCGCTGGTCCAGCAACACGCCGATTTCTACCGCGAAGCCCTCACGATCGACGACGAGGAGATCGTCGTCTTCACGGGCGAAGTCCGGCCCGACGACCGCGCCGCGCTGTGGGACGACGCGACTGTCGTGATCGCCACCCCGCAGGTCGTCGAGAACGACCTCCTCGGTTCGCGGATCGATCTCTCGCCGGTTACCCACTGTACGTTCGACGAGTGCCACCGTGCGAGCGGGGAGTACCCCTACACCTACATCGCCGAGCGCTACCACGAGGACAGCGACGACCCCCTTGTGACGGGCATGAGCGCCTCGCCCGGCGACGACGAGGAGGCGATCCTCGGGGTGTGTGACAACCTCGGCATCCGCGAGGTCGAGGTGATGACCAGCGAGGACGCCGACGTCGAGGCCTACACCCACAACACGAGCGTCAACTGGGAACGCGTCGAGCTGCCCGAACCGGTCATCGAGATCCGCGACGCCCTCCAGGACGTCATCCACGACCGGATGACGCAGTTGAAGGAACTCGGGGTGACGTCCTCGACCCAGGCCGACGTCTCCGAGCGGGAGATCCGGAAGATCCAGGCCAAGCTCCGGGAGTTGATGGACAACGACCAATCGGAGGGGTATCAGGGGATGAGCCTGCTCGCCGAGGTCCGGAAACTCCGGACGGCCGTGACCTACGCCGAAACCCAGAGCGTCGAGAGCCTGCGCCGGTATCTCGAACGTCTCCGGGAGGCTGCCCGGTCGTCGGGCGCTTCGAAGGCCGATCAGCGCCTCATCAGCGCGCCGAAAGTCCGGGAGGCCCGCCGGAAGGCCGAGGACTTCGAGGACCTCCATCCGAAGTTCCGCCGGACGCGGATGCAGATCGCCGAGACGCTGGGCATCCACGACGGCGAGCGCGTGATCGTCTTCACCGAGTCCCGGGACACCGCCGAGACGCTGACGGACTTCTTAGGCGAGCATTTCAGTGTCGAGAAGTTCGTCGGCCAGAGTGACACCGACGGCAGCGACGGCATGACCCAGACCGAACAGCAGGAGACCTTAGAAGCCTTCAGGGCCGGCGAATTCGAGGTCCTTGTCTCGACCAGCGTCGCTGAAGAGGGCCTGGACGTCCCGGAAGTCGATCTGGTTCTTTTCTACGAACCCGTCCCGACAGCGATCCGGTCGATCCAGCGCAAGGGCCGGACCGGCCGCCAGACCGAGGGCGCGGTCGTGGTCCTGATCGCCGAGGACACCCGCGACGAGGCCTACTTCTGGAAGGCCCGCCAGGACGAGAAGCGCATGGAGGACGAACTCCGGACGCTGAAGGACATGGCCGGCGACATCGAGAGCCACCTCCGCGAACAGATGGGGCTGGAGGGATACGGGGAGGCGTCCGCGGATTCGGATGACACGGCCGCCGGAAACGACACGGCCGACAGTGCCGGAGAGACGACTGACGACCCGGCAGACGCCGACGATGATGACGAGCAAGCCGTCCAGGGAGCAGCCGATGACGCCGAGGACGACGGCCAGACCGGCCTGGACGCGTTCGCACCGGGAGACGATGACGCCACCGAGTCACCCACGGAGCAAACCGACCCCGAGCCGGACGAGGAGGGGACGGTCGCGACGGCCGGCGGCGAGGAGGCAGTCGAGGTCGTCATCGACCAGCGCGAACTCGACGCTTCGATCGGGCGTGATCTCTCGCGTCGCGACGGCTTCGAGACCCGCCTGGAGACCCTGGACGTGGGCGACTACGTCCTCTCGGATCGCGTCGTCGTCGAACGCAAGACGATTTCGGACTTCCTCGATACGCTGACCGGCGGCGATCGCTCGATGTTCGAGCAGGTCAAAGACGACGCCCGCTATTACGACCGGCCGGTCGTGATTCTGGAGGGTGACGGACTCTACGAGGAGCGCAACGTCCATCCGAACGCGATTCGGGGCGCGTTGGCGTCGCTCGCGGTCGACTTCGGCGCGAGCGTCCTCCGGACCGAAGACGAGGGCGAGACGGCCGACCTCCTGGCGACCATCGCCACTCGCGAGCAGGAGACCGACGACCGCGAAATCAGTGTTCACGGCGAGAAGGGCTCGAAGACGCTGCCCGAACAGCAGGCGTACGTCGTCGCGTCGATCGCCGACGTGGGGCCGGTCATCGCGCGGACGCTGCTCGAACACTTCGGCAGTGTGCAAGCGGTGATGACCGCAAACGAGGACGACCTCCTGGACGTCGATGGCGTCGGCGAGGTAACTGCCGAGCGAATTCGGGAAGTTGTCGGCAGCGAGTACGAGGGGTAG
- a CDS encoding diacylglycerol/polyprenol kinase family protein encodes MDDEVTRRLVHASTSVLPLAYVFVAELTWRHVQALLVLAMVGALGLEIVRLYVGLDWWIFDRLTREYEQENLAAYFLGGVGLTVVAFAFPPAGADPLIGSPFDPSPVAVPAMLMLTIGDPFSGLLGAGELQAVKQTWVLLAMFGLTTLIASAFVPPLPAILGGLAATVADGAKPVIRGYVVDDNLTIAPSAAVAMFVAIEYLPALGV; translated from the coding sequence ATCGACGACGAAGTCACTCGCCGACTCGTCCACGCGAGTACGAGCGTGCTTCCGCTTGCCTACGTGTTCGTCGCGGAGCTGACCTGGCGACACGTCCAGGCGTTGCTGGTCCTCGCGATGGTCGGCGCGCTCGGTCTCGAGATCGTCCGGCTGTATGTCGGTCTCGACTGGTGGATCTTCGATCGGCTCACCCGTGAATATGAACAGGAGAACCTTGCGGCGTACTTCCTGGGCGGCGTCGGGCTCACGGTCGTTGCATTTGCGTTTCCGCCGGCGGGAGCCGACCCGCTGATTGGCAGTCCGTTCGACCCATCGCCCGTGGCAGTCCCGGCGATGCTCATGCTGACGATCGGTGATCCATTCAGTGGCCTGCTCGGTGCGGGCGAACTCCAGGCCGTCAAACAGACGTGGGTGCTGTTGGCGATGTTCGGCCTCACGACGCTCATCGCAAGCGCGTTCGTCCCGCCACTTCCCGCGATCCTCGGTGGCCTGGCGGCGACCGTAGCGGACGGAGCCAAGCCGGTGATCCGTGGGTACGTCGTCGACGACAACCTCACGATCGCGCCGTCGGCCGCCGTCGCGATGTTCGTTGCCATCGAGTACCTGCCGGCGCTGGGGGTTTGA
- the glyS gene encoding glycine--tRNA ligase translates to MTSVSAEALVELAKRRGFFLQSADAYGGVSGFYTFGPQGAAMKRNVEETWRDRFAIQEGHMEIDAPTVLPEPVFEASGHLDGFDDMLVECPECGQSHRADHIVEDGETGIEEAESLAPERIEEVVAEYELACPTCGTGLAGQAIEQFNLMFETNIGPGSSSPGYLRPETAQGIFIEFPQFAEYARNQLPFGVTQIGRAYRNEISPRKSLLRVREFTQAELELFVDPEEDEPDLSAVADVTAQFYPAEAQDRADGEPVEMTIGEAVEDGIVADPWIAYYLGVAAEWYAAIGLDMDRFRFRQHRPGELAHYSEDCWDAEGDVSDPDEDPDWIELGGFAYRADYDLSKHDAHSEAEFTIFKQYDDPVTVEQPTVDPEMGYLGPEFGGAAGDVADALEALAEDDPDAFAGEDVTVEVDGEAYTVPVEQTGFAIEEVTESGEHIMPHVVEPSLGIDRALYTALDHSYREDEVDGEERTYLELPPAVAPTTVGVFPLMDKDGLGERAREIAAELRADGLAVAYDDSGAIGRRYRRQDEVGTPYCVTVDYDTLEDGTVTIRDRDSTDQTRVAADDLASTIEALVEGDSTFQNL, encoded by the coding sequence ATGACGTCGGTCAGCGCCGAGGCCCTGGTCGAACTCGCCAAGCGCCGCGGCTTCTTCCTCCAGTCTGCGGATGCCTACGGCGGCGTCTCCGGCTTCTACACGTTCGGCCCGCAGGGGGCTGCGATGAAACGCAACGTCGAGGAGACCTGGCGCGACCGATTCGCGATCCAAGAGGGCCACATGGAGATCGACGCCCCCACGGTCCTACCGGAACCGGTCTTCGAGGCGTCGGGCCATCTCGACGGGTTCGACGACATGCTCGTCGAGTGTCCCGAGTGCGGGCAATCCCACCGCGCCGACCACATCGTCGAGGACGGCGAGACCGGGATCGAGGAGGCCGAGTCCCTGGCCCCGGAACGCATCGAGGAGGTCGTCGCCGAGTACGAGCTCGCGTGTCCGACCTGTGGGACGGGGCTGGCTGGCCAGGCAATCGAGCAGTTCAACCTCATGTTCGAGACGAACATCGGCCCCGGCAGCTCCTCGCCGGGGTACCTTCGGCCCGAAACTGCCCAGGGGATCTTCATCGAGTTCCCACAGTTCGCCGAATACGCCCGCAACCAGTTGCCCTTCGGCGTCACCCAGATCGGCCGGGCCTACCGCAACGAGATCAGTCCCCGCAAGTCCCTGCTTCGCGTCCGGGAGTTCACCCAGGCCGAACTCGAACTGTTCGTCGATCCTGAGGAAGACGAGCCGGATCTCTCCGCCGTGGCCGACGTGACCGCGCAGTTCTACCCCGCCGAAGCGCAGGACCGCGCGGACGGCGAGCCAGTCGAGATGACGATCGGCGAGGCGGTCGAGGATGGGATCGTCGCCGACCCGTGGATCGCCTACTATCTGGGCGTCGCCGCGGAGTGGTACGCGGCCATCGGCCTCGACATGGATCGCTTTCGCTTTCGCCAGCACCGGCCGGGCGAACTCGCCCACTATTCCGAGGACTGCTGGGACGCCGAGGGTGACGTGAGCGACCCGGATGAGGATCCCGACTGGATCGAACTCGGCGGGTTCGCCTATCGCGCGGATTACGATCTCTCGAAACACGACGCTCACTCCGAGGCGGAGTTCACGATCTTCAAGCAGTACGACGACCCGGTAACTGTCGAGCAGCCGACCGTCGATCCGGAGATGGGCTATCTCGGCCCCGAGTTCGGCGGGGCGGCGGGCGATGTCGCCGACGCACTCGAAGCACTGGCCGAGGACGATCCCGACGCCTTCGCGGGCGAGGACGTCACGGTCGAGGTCGACGGCGAGGCGTACACCGTCCCGGTCGAGCAGACCGGCTTCGCGATCGAGGAGGTCACCGAGTCCGGCGAGCACATCATGCCCCACGTCGTCGAGCCCTCGCTGGGGATCGACCGGGCGCTGTATACGGCACTCGATCATTCCTACCGGGAGGACGAAGTCGATGGCGAGGAGCGAACCTACCTCGAACTGCCGCCCGCGGTCGCACCGACCACGGTCGGTGTCTTTCCGCTGATGGACAAGGACGGCCTCGGCGAGCGTGCCCGCGAGATTGCCGCCGAACTTCGGGCGGACGGCCTTGCGGTGGCCTACGACGACTCCGGGGCCATCGGCCGTCGCTACCGCCGCCAGGACGAGGTCGGCACACCCTATTGCGTGACCGTCGACTACGACACCCTCGAAGACGGGACCGTGACGATCCGAGATCGAGACAGCACCGACCAGACCCGCGTCGCTGCCGACGATCTCGCTTCGACTATCGAGGCCCTCGTCGAGGGCGACAGTACCTTCCAGAATCTCTGA
- a CDS encoding CBS domain-containing protein — translation MNVADVMTPRVDVVTAELPGTRDDVLEYLQERQFSSVPVIKETDAGEECRGLVTRDALIKNPDEDQLAMLVEDVPTTTGETSLASVARTMVETGERRIPVVDGQLEGIVTITDVIRALAEGGVDDGDTPVGELARPDVNCVYAGAPLGVAERELSHADVPYGVVLDDDAEVAGILTEVDVIEVAEVVEGETGTGESIANQDDEWMWEGIKAVGNRYMPTRNVEFPDEPVSEYMTADLVTVGSRRTAKEAAQLLIRHEIEQIPLVSGDDLAGIVRDIDVIKAVQ, via the coding sequence ATGAACGTCGCTGACGTCATGACGCCACGAGTTGACGTCGTCACGGCCGAGTTACCGGGCACCCGGGACGATGTCCTCGAGTACTTACAGGAACGACAGTTCTCGTCCGTTCCAGTGATCAAAGAGACTGACGCAGGTGAGGAGTGTCGCGGGCTCGTCACGCGAGACGCGCTCATCAAAAACCCGGACGAGGATCAGCTCGCGATGCTCGTCGAGGATGTCCCGACGACGACTGGCGAGACGTCCCTCGCGAGCGTCGCGCGGACGATGGTCGAGACCGGCGAGCGCCGGATCCCCGTCGTCGACGGACAGCTCGAGGGGATCGTCACGATAACCGACGTCATCCGCGCGCTCGCCGAGGGCGGCGTCGACGACGGCGACACGCCGGTCGGGGAGCTGGCCCGACCGGACGTCAACTGTGTCTACGCCGGTGCGCCGCTGGGTGTCGCCGAACGCGAACTCTCACACGCGGATGTCCCTTACGGCGTCGTTCTCGACGATGACGCCGAAGTCGCCGGCATTCTGACCGAGGTCGACGTGATCGAGGTCGCCGAGGTCGTCGAGGGCGAGACCGGCACCGGCGAGTCCATCGCCAACCAGGACGACGAGTGGATGTGGGAGGGGATCAAGGCTGTCGGGAACCGCTACATGCCGACGCGGAACGTGGAGTTCCCCGATGAGCCGGTCAGCGAGTACATGACGGCCGATCTCGTGACCGTCGGCAGCCGTCGGACCGCCAAGGAGGCGGCCCAGCTGTTGATCCGCCACGAGATCGAGCAGATCCCGCTCGTCTCGGGTGACGACCTCGCGGGCATCGTCCGCGACATCGACGTGATCAAGGCCGTACAATGA
- a CDS encoding DUF7556 family protein, translating into MSQEPDALAADVAVDREVMAAVERDEQAVFVIADVTRDNAYLSMDLEDAATLSAWR; encoded by the coding sequence ATGTCGCAAGAGCCCGACGCGCTCGCGGCAGACGTCGCAGTGGACCGTGAAGTCATGGCAGCCGTCGAGCGAGACGAGCAAGCCGTATTCGTCATCGCCGACGTCACCCGCGACAACGCGTATCTCTCGATGGACCTCGAGGACGCGGCGACACTGTCCGCGTGGCGGTAG
- a CDS encoding NAD(P)-dependent oxidoreductase, translating into MEIVVTSSVEDAGLAALTDAGHDVRTVSVDGAEELAVAAEGAAALIVDEETPVPAAVFERATDVQIVGRTGIDVDGIDVATATEHGVIVANGPEADVQAVAEYIIGLLFATARGIPQGHVRLKDGEWAKGDIIGSELDGKTAGLVGFDSVGQEVAKRLDNLGLDVVVYAPDGDGERAAQIGAERVDLDTCLDRADFLSMHAGADAIQLGERELDALGEAYLVNGTDGNVVDESALANAAEDGDLQGAALDAVSVSPLPDDSPLRDVENILVTPEIASHTATNGESASASVAAQVLAAFDGQPVSNAVNVPSIPPDAYPVVKPYADLTETVARIAIQLFDGDLESVSIEYAGDIVTETIEPITAAGLTGVFDPLGWDANQVNARHVADEHGIDVDVSTIREAPDFQNLVTVTVSGGGDELSVEGTQFADGEPRIVSIDRYWVEAIPHGHMLIVRNADEPGVIGFIGTVLGEYDVNIAGMFNAREAIGGEALSVYNLDDEPGEDVLAALNDDDRILETTVVELNGQNARE; encoded by the coding sequence ATGGAGATCGTAGTTACGAGTTCCGTCGAGGACGCGGGACTGGCGGCACTCACCGACGCGGGCCACGACGTCCGGACCGTCTCGGTCGACGGGGCTGAGGAACTGGCTGTGGCCGCCGAGGGAGCGGCTGCGTTGATCGTCGACGAGGAGACACCGGTACCTGCCGCGGTGTTCGAGCGTGCAACGGACGTACAGATCGTCGGCCGAACCGGGATCGACGTCGACGGGATCGACGTGGCCACGGCGACCGAACACGGCGTGATCGTCGCCAACGGCCCGGAGGCAGACGTCCAGGCGGTGGCCGAATACATCATCGGGCTGCTGTTCGCCACGGCGCGAGGGATTCCCCAGGGCCACGTTCGACTGAAAGACGGCGAGTGGGCCAAAGGCGACATCATCGGCTCGGAACTCGACGGCAAGACCGCCGGACTTGTCGGCTTCGACAGCGTCGGCCAGGAGGTCGCCAAACGACTCGACAACTTGGGGCTCGACGTCGTCGTCTACGCACCCGACGGGGATGGCGAGCGGGCCGCACAGATCGGTGCCGAACGCGTCGATCTCGACACCTGCCTCGACCGCGCGGACTTCCTCTCGATGCACGCGGGAGCCGATGCGATCCAGTTGGGCGAACGCGAACTCGACGCACTCGGGGAAGCCTACCTCGTCAACGGAACGGACGGAAATGTCGTCGACGAGTCGGCACTCGCGAACGCTGCCGAAGACGGTGATCTTCAGGGAGCAGCCCTCGACGCCGTGTCGGTCTCGCCGCTGCCGGACGACAGCCCACTCCGGGACGTCGAAAACATCCTCGTTACGCCCGAGATCGCCAGCCACACCGCAACGAACGGCGAGTCGGCGTCCGCGAGCGTCGCGGCTCAGGTACTCGCCGCATTCGACGGCCAGCCGGTCAGCAACGCCGTCAACGTGCCGTCGATTCCACCCGACGCGTATCCGGTCGTCAAACCATATGCTGACCTGACGGAAACAGTCGCCCGGATCGCGATCCAGCTGTTCGACGGTGACCTCGAATCGGTATCCATCGAATACGCCGGCGACATCGTCACCGAAACGATCGAGCCCATCACGGCCGCCGGGCTCACTGGCGTGTTCGATCCGCTCGGCTGGGACGCAAACCAGGTCAACGCGCGGCACGTCGCCGACGAGCACGGCATCGACGTCGACGTCTCGACGATCCGAGAAGCGCCCGACTTCCAGAACCTGGTGACCGTCACCGTCAGCGGTGGCGGTGACGAACTCAGCGTCGAAGGAACGCAGTTCGCCGACGGCGAGCCCCGCATCGTCAGTATCGACCGCTACTGGGTCGAGGCGATCCCCCACGGCCACATGCTGATCGTCCGCAACGCCGACGAGCCGGGCGTGATCGGGTTCATCGGAACCGTGCTTGGCGAATACGACGTCAACATCGCCGGCATGTTCAACGCCCGGGAAGCCATCGGCGGCGAGGCGCTGTCGGTGTACAATCTCGACGACGAACCCGGCGAGGACGTCCTGGCTGCGCTTAACGACGACGACCGCATCCTCGAGACCACCGTCGTCGAACTCAACGGACAGAACGCCCGCGAGTGA